Proteins found in one Amblyraja radiata isolate CabotCenter1 chromosome 15, sAmbRad1.1.pri, whole genome shotgun sequence genomic segment:
- the vps26a gene encoding vacuolar protein sorting-associated protein 26A has product MSFLGGLFTPVCDIDIVLNDADIRKTAEIKSDDGKVEKHYLFYDGESVTGKVNLTFKQPGKRLEHKGIRIEFVGQIELFSDKSNTHEFVNLVKELALPGELTQSRTYDFEFMQVEKPYESYIGANVRLRYFLKVTMVRSLSDLVKEYDLIVHQLATYPDVNSSIKMEVGIEDCLHIEFEYNKSKYHLKDVIVGKIYFLLVRIKIQHMELQMIKKEITGIGPSTTTETETIAKYEIMDGAPVKGESIPIRLFLAGYDLTATMRDVNKKFSVRYFLNLVLVDEEDRRYFKQQEIVLWRKAPDKLRKRTNFHQRLESPEPQASAQQPEI; this is encoded by the exons AGTTTCCTGGGCGGTCTGTTTACTCCGGTGTGTGACATTGATATCGTTCTCAATGACGCTGACATCAGGAAAACAGCAGAGATCAAGAGTGACGATGGCAAAGTCGAGAAACATTACCTGTTTTACGATGGAGAGTCCGTCACAGGGAAG GTAAACCTGACCTTTAAACAGCCGGGGAAACGCTTGGAGCACAAAGGAATTCGGATTGAGTTTGTTGGACAAATTG AGCTGTTTAGCGATAAGAGTAACACGCATGAGTTTGTGAACTTGGTGAAGGAGCTGGCCTTGCCCGGAGAGTTGACACAGAGCAGGACCTACGACTTTGAATTCATGCAAGTGGAAAAGCCGTACGAATCGTATATCGGGGCCAATGTCAGACTAAG ATACTTTTTGAAAGTGACAATGGTCCGGAGTCTGAGTGATCTGGTGAAGGAATATGACCTGATCGTACACCAGCTTGCCACCTACCCTGATGTCAACAGCTCCATTAAAATGGAGGTCGGCATTGAGGACTGCTTACACATAGAGTTTGAATACAACAAGTCAAA ATACCACCTGAAGGATGTGATCGTCGGTAAGATCTACTTCTTGTTGGTGAGAATCAAAATCCAGCACATGGAACTTCAGATGATCAAAAAAGAGATTACTGGTATTG GGCCCAGTACCACCACTGAGACAGAAACTATTGCCAAATATGAAATAATGGATGGAGCCCCTGTTAAAG GCGAATCCATTCCAATCAGACTCTTCTTGGCCGGATACGATCTAACGGCAACAATGAGAGATGTTAACAAGAAGTTCTCCGTACGTTACTTCCTAAATTTAGTCCTGGTTGACGAAGAAGACCGGAGGTACTTCAAACAGCAG GAGATTGTACTATGGAGGAAAGCTCCCGACAAGCTACGGAAAAGAACTAACTTCCATCAGCGCCTGGAGTCTCCAGAACCACAGGCCTCCGCGCAGCAACCTGAGATAtga